Part of the Subtercola frigoramans genome, ACCGTCGACTTCGGTGTCGACGACGGTGAGGGAGTGGGTGCCGGGGTGACGGTGGGTTTCGGAGACGGCGTAGCAGTCGGCGTCGGCGAGACGGTCGGCTTGGGAGTCGGCGTCGGCGTGCCGGTCGGTGTCGGCGTGATCGTGGGTTTCGCAGTGGGCGTCACCGTCGGCGTCGGCGTCGGCGTGGGTGTGGGTGTGGGTGTGGGTGTGGGTGTGGGCGTCGGCTGAACCGGCACCACGATCCCTGCACCGATGAGCGGTTTGAGGGCGAGCAACTTCGCCGCTTGCGGCGTCATCCAGTCGTCGGCGACCAGTCCGCCGGTGTCGACGCTGTTCGGGTTGAACGACCAGTACGCGAAACTCGTGCCCCTGGCTGCCAGGTAGCTGACGATCGAACTCATCCATGCCTTGTCGCTGTCGGTCACGAGCTTCGTGCCGAACTCGCCGAGCAGCACAGGCGCGATCTTCTGGGTGGCGATGTAGCCCCAGTTCTTCTCCCACAGCGCCGGCAGGTTCGCGGGGTAGTTGGCCGCTGAGAACCACGTCTGCGCCTGGACTGTGGAGGGGTAGTCGTGCGGCGAGTAGACGACGCGGTTGCCTACGGTGAGCTTCACCGGTTTCGTGGCGACTCCGCTGAGCCCGCCACCCCACCAGGTCGCGCTGCCGTCGGCCTGCTTGTCGATGCCCTCGACGAGCACGAGCAGGTTCGGGTTCGCCGCCAGCACCACGTTGCCGCCGCGGGTCGCTGCCGCCTGCCAGTCGGTCGCCGCCACGCCGCAGCCCCAGCACGCCGTGCCGTGGGGCTCATTGTGGAGGTCGACACCGATGACGGTGGGCTCGGCGGCATAACGCTTGGCGAGCATCGCCCAGTCGGAGAGCCACTTCGTCTCGGGGTACGCAGACGTGTACCAGAGGGCAGACTGTGCGGCGGAGTCCGGCCGGTGCTGGTCGAGGATGACGTTGAGGCCGTAGACCTTCGCGCGGGCGACCACCGCATCCATCACCTGCAGCGGGGTCTTGCCCTGCAGCGTGGGGTTCACCCAGTAGTTGATCGACCCGAGGGTTTTCGACGCCAGGCACTCATTCGAGAACGGCAGGCGAATGGTGTTGAAACCCATTGACGTGATCTTCGCGAGGCCGGAGTCGAGGCTGGTCGACCACAGGCCCTGCGGGGCGCAGGTGGTGGTCTCCATACCGAACCACGCGGCCGCCTTGATCGTGACCACCTGATTGCTGGCATTCTTGATCGTCGCGCCGTCGGTGTGCAGCCACCCGGTGATCGGGGGGATGACCGGGGAAGGCGTGGGCGTGACGGTGGGCTTCGGCGTCACGGCCTGCGATGCAGCTGACGATGCACCTGACGACACAGTGGCGGCGCTGGCAGCTGGTGCCGCGAGCACGCCCGACAGGGCAAGGGCCCCGGTGACCGCGAGAGAAGCGGAGACAGCAACGGCGATGACGCGCCACCCTGCCCCGGACTTCTTCACCACGCGGACCTACCCTCACTCTTCTTCTCGAATTGCGGCTCAACTCAGAAGAAGACTGCCGCTCATTCGAGAGTATGAGAAGACCGCAGGCAGGTCACGAGACCTCAGCCGAAGATTCGCCAAACCTGAGTAAAACCAGAGGTTCGGGCCGTCCGCATGCAGCTCGCCTGCAGCCCCCCTGTAGCTCCCCTGTAGCTCCCCTGCAGCCCCCGGTGCAGCCCCCCTGCGACTCGCCCTACGGTGCCGACTGCGTGACGTTGCTGATCGTCACGTCGGCGGTCGTCGTCAGCAACCGGCCGACAACGTTCGCACCCTCGCCCACCGTGATCGCCGCACCGCTCAGCGCTGTTCCCACAAAGCCCGCAACCCCACCGATCGTCACCGCCCCCACCGTCACCCAGAAGACATTCGAGGCCTGCGCCCCGCCGACGAGCTTCACCGAACTGGCCGCTGCCGTGGTCAGCGCCCCACCGCTCTGGATGATCCACACCGCATTCGCGTCTCCACCACCGTCGAGCGTGAGTACGCCGGTCAGCCCCAGAGCCGCCGTCTGGTGGTAGACCCCCGGCGCCAGCGTCTGCCCCCCGAGCTCGGCCGCAACAAGCGTCGCCGGCCCGGCAGCAGTGGCCGCATTGTAGGCAGCAATCGCATCCGACCGCGCCTGGAGGTTCTGCGCCGGCGTGCCGAGCACCACGTCACCCGGAATGTTCGTCATCGCCGCACCCACGTTGCCGCCGACGAGCCCGCCGGTGAGGTGCGAAGCACCCCCGACCACGGTGATCGCCATGTTGGCCAGAATCAGGTAGTTGCCCGCCTCACCCAGTGCGATCGCATTCGACGTCGTCGCGAACGGCAGCGAGACAACGTTCGCACCCGAGCTCGACGGGCTCATCGTCACCGTCGAAATGCCCGAGTACGCCGCTGGCGTCGTCTTTGCGACACCCCAGGTACCGCTCCACAGCGTCGACGAAGCGCCGGGTGCGATGGCCGCGCCGTATACGAATACAAAATGGTCCGCGGTCTCGCTGACCGACCAGCCGTCGAGGTCGGCCGGGCCCATCGAGTCCGTCAGCCCGGCGAACCCGGTGAGGCGGGAGACCCACACCGTCTGCGGCCCCGACGCCTGCGAGCCCGAATTGCTGAGCTGCAACGTGAACGACGACGATCCACCAAGAGTCGGGATGCTTGGCAGCCCCGGCGCCGTAGCCGCCACCCGCATCGTGGATGCTGCACCGCTGGCCGCCGCAGCCGGCGCTGCGACAGCGAGAGCAATCACCGGGACGCTCCATGCCCCAACGGTCAGCATGGAGCGACGGCTCACCCGAAGTGTGCTGGATGCTCGGGGTGCAGCCGTTTCGGCGAAACCTGCAGCTGCAGCGCTTTCTGCAGTCGCAGCATTTTCGGCGGGCGCAGCATTTTCGGCAGGCTCAGCACTTTCAGCAGGCGCAGCGCTCTCGGCAGGCGCAGCAGCAGATGATTCGGCGGACATGGTGTCTCCCTGAAAACACCGCCTCGGGTGGCTGGTGCAGCAGCGACACTGTCATGCCCGGTCAATTTGCGCGACGACGCACTCCCGGTTTCCCGGCGATGCGGGCCCCCGAACCAGCTGAAACCCGCACTTGTGCCCCGCTCTGGGGGTAGCCAGCCGAAACCGGCGAAGAAAGGGCCGGGGCGAGTGTTGCTGCGGGACGAACTTCGGGATGAGCACCAGTATCAGTGGCGCCGGGCGCATGAAATG contains:
- a CDS encoding ice-binding family protein; translation: MSAESSAAAPAESAAPAESAEPAENAAPAENAATAESAAAAGFAETAAPRASSTLRVSRRSMLTVGAWSVPVIALAVAAPAAAASGAASTMRVAATAPGLPSIPTLGGSSSFTLQLSNSGSQASGPQTVWVSRLTGFAGLTDSMGPADLDGWSVSETADHFVFVYGAAIAPGASSTLWSGTWGVAKTTPAAYSGISTVTMSPSSSGANVVSLPFATTSNAIALGEAGNYLILANMAITVVGGASHLTGGLVGGNVGAAMTNIPGDVVLGTPAQNLQARSDAIAAYNAATAAGPATLVAAELGGQTLAPGVYHQTAALGLTGVLTLDGGGDANAVWIIQSGGALTTAAASSVKLVGGAQASNVFWVTVGAVTIGGVAGFVGTALSGAAITVGEGANVVGRLLTTTADVTISNVTQSAP
- a CDS encoding glycoside hydrolase family 5 protein; translation: MVKKSGAGWRVIAVAVSASLAVTGALALSGVLAAPAASAATVSSGASSAASQAVTPKPTVTPTPSPVIPPITGWLHTDGATIKNASNQVVTIKAAAWFGMETTTCAPQGLWSTSLDSGLAKITSMGFNTIRLPFSNECLASKTLGSINYWVNPTLQGKTPLQVMDAVVARAKVYGLNVILDQHRPDSAAQSALWYTSAYPETKWLSDWAMLAKRYAAEPTVIGVDLHNEPHGTACWGCGVAATDWQAAATRGGNVVLAANPNLLVLVEGIDKQADGSATWWGGGLSGVATKPVKLTVGNRVVYSPHDYPSTVQAQTWFSAANYPANLPALWEKNWGYIATQKIAPVLLGEFGTKLVTDSDKAWMSSIVSYLAARGTSFAYWSFNPNSVDTGGLVADDWMTPQAAKLLALKPLIGAGIVVPVQPTPTPTPTPTPTPTPTPTPTVTPTAKPTITPTPTGTPTPTPKPTVSPTPTATPSPKPTVTPAPTPSPSSTPKSTVTPTPTSTPKP